The proteins below come from a single Ignavibacteriota bacterium genomic window:
- a CDS encoding NADH-quinone oxidoreductase subunit NuoF: MKTVTIGLGTCGISAGGEKTYKAFQDELRERPGSFVLKETGCIGMCYREPLVEISNGDGVSHTYGDVSPEKVGRIVEEDILGGAAIDEWIVIGEGREPGFFENQVRIVLRNCGVIDPESYEEYVASGGYKAIEKALTTMTPEDVINEVLASGLRGRGGGGFPTGTKWKLARQAKGDKKYIICNADEGDPGAFMDRSVLESDPHAVIEGMMIAGYAIGADEAYIYCRAEYPKAVARLRQAITQCKKRGLLGENILGSGFNFAIKIKEGAGAFVCGEETALMASIEGRRGMPRFRPPFPAEAGLWGKPTNINNVETFGNIPWIILNGGAAFAAYGTADSKGTKVFAMAGKVRRTGLVEVPMGITINSIIFDVCGGIADDKKFKAVQMGGPSGGCIPAEMCDLPIDYQQINRTGAIMGSGGLIVMDETTCMVDVAKFFLTFTQAESCGKCTFCRIGTKRMLEILERITAGEGTLADLDNLEELSGQIKAASLCGLGQTAPNPVVTTLKYFKDEYIAHIVDKKCPAHVCPPLLTFTINELCTGCQVCARACPTEAITGAKKVLHVIEQEKCIQCGKCFTVCRFDAVVKD, from the coding sequence ATGAAAACTGTAACCATAGGACTCGGTACCTGCGGCATTTCCGCGGGCGGCGAAAAAACGTACAAGGCCTTCCAGGACGAGTTGCGCGAACGACCCGGCAGCTTCGTGCTCAAGGAGACGGGCTGCATCGGCATGTGTTACCGCGAGCCGCTGGTCGAGATCTCGAACGGCGACGGCGTGTCGCACACCTACGGCGACGTCAGTCCCGAAAAGGTGGGACGTATCGTGGAAGAGGACATACTCGGCGGAGCGGCCATCGACGAATGGATCGTCATCGGCGAGGGGCGCGAGCCGGGCTTCTTCGAGAATCAGGTGCGCATCGTGCTCCGCAACTGCGGCGTGATCGATCCGGAATCGTACGAAGAGTACGTCGCATCGGGCGGCTACAAGGCCATTGAAAAGGCCCTCACCACCATGACACCCGAGGACGTCATCAATGAAGTTCTCGCGTCCGGACTGCGCGGGCGCGGCGGCGGCGGCTTCCCGACCGGCACCAAATGGAAGCTTGCACGCCAGGCGAAGGGCGATAAGAAGTACATCATCTGCAACGCCGACGAAGGCGATCCGGGCGCGTTTATGGACCGCTCGGTGCTCGAGAGTGATCCGCACGCGGTGATCGAGGGCATGATGATCGCGGGCTACGCAATCGGCGCCGACGAGGCATACATCTACTGCCGCGCCGAGTATCCGAAGGCCGTGGCGCGCCTGCGACAGGCCATCACGCAGTGCAAGAAACGCGGGCTGCTCGGCGAGAACATCCTCGGGAGCGGATTCAATTTCGCGATCAAAATCAAGGAAGGCGCGGGCGCCTTCGTGTGCGGCGAGGAGACGGCCCTCATGGCGTCGATCGAAGGACGCCGCGGCATGCCGCGTTTCCGGCCGCCGTTCCCCGCGGAAGCCGGCCTCTGGGGCAAGCCCACAAACATCAACAACGTCGAGACCTTCGGGAACATCCCCTGGATCATCCTCAACGGAGGCGCCGCATTTGCCGCCTACGGCACGGCCGATTCGAAGGGCACCAAGGTATTCGCCATGGCGGGCAAAGTGCGGCGCACAGGCCTCGTCGAGGTGCCGATGGGCATCACCATCAACTCGATCATCTTCGACGTATGCGGCGGCATCGCCGACGACAAGAAGTTCAAAGCCGTACAGATGGGCGGACCTTCGGGCGGCTGTATCCCCGCCGAAATGTGCGACCTGCCGATCGACTATCAGCAGATCAACCGCACCGGCGCCATTATGGGGTCCGGCGGTCTTATCGTGATGGACGAGACGACGTGTATGGTGGATGTCGCCAAGTTCTTCCTCACGTTCACGCAGGCGGAGTCCTGCGGCAAGTGCACGTTCTGCCGCATCGGCACCAAACGCATGCTCGAAATTCTCGAGCGCATCACCGCGGGCGAGGGCACACTGGCCGATCTCGACAATCTCGAGGAACTGAGCGGACAGATCAAGGCGGCCTCGCTCTGCGGCCTCGGGCAGACCGCGCCGAATCCAGTGGTAACGACCCTGAAGTATTTCAAGGACGAATACATCGCGCATATCGTGGACAAAAAATGTCCCGCGCATGTGTGTCCGCCGCTGCTCACATTCACGATCAACGAACTGTGCACCGGCTGCCAGGTGTGCGCACGCGCGTGCCCGACCGAGGCCATCACCGGCGCGAAGAAGGTCCTGCACGTGATCGAGCAGGAGAAATGCATTCAATGCGGAAAATGCTTCACTGTCTGCCGCTTCGATGCGGTGGTTAAGGACTGA
- the nuoE gene encoding NADH-quinone oxidoreductase subunit NuoE encodes MEEQHTLDFKPFNVELWKYDGHAGALIPLLQSAQDTYGYVSEKAIDYISHVTAIPAAEIYGVVTFYAQFRTRPLGRNVVKICNGTACHVNGAKAVYSEIADELAITYDETTDDGQFSLLSVACIGCCSLAPVITINGETFGRLNAQKTRKAMKDAKRQARATADAAAE; translated from the coding sequence ATGGAAGAACAGCACACCCTCGACTTCAAGCCGTTCAACGTCGAGCTGTGGAAGTACGACGGGCACGCGGGCGCACTCATCCCGCTGCTGCAGTCGGCACAGGACACATACGGCTACGTCTCCGAAAAGGCGATCGACTACATCAGCCACGTCACGGCCATCCCGGCTGCCGAGATCTATGGCGTCGTGACCTTCTACGCCCAGTTCCGCACGCGGCCGCTGGGCAGGAATGTCGTGAAGATCTGCAACGGCACCGCCTGCCACGTCAACGGCGCCAAGGCGGTGTATTCCGAAATCGCGGACGAGCTCGCAATCACGTACGACGAGACAACCGACGACGGCCAGTTCTCGCTGCTCTCGGTGGCGTGCATCGGCTGCTGCTCGCTCGCGCCGGTGATCACCATCAACGGCGAGACATTCGGACGCCTCAACGCGCAGAAGACCCGGAAAGCCATGAAAGACGCGAAGCGGCAGGCGCGCGCCACCGCCGACGCGGCAGCGGAGTGA
- a CDS encoding C1 family peptidase, protein MRRSFLPSATLLVFLVLSSGMYAQTGALTSDILRGLRESYTPNKAVTNALAANGIRSLALDRAVSTSSDAYFSHRIKTDGVTDQKSSGRCWLYAGLNIMRPVAMTSLKKRGFEFSQNFLFFYDKLEKANLFLESIIATRARPVDDRDVEWLLKNPFPDGGQWNMVLALIDKYGAVPADVMPETESSGNTGAMNGTISQYLRKCASQLRTPGRDEQALRTEKIGMLKNVYRMLAMHLGVPPASFEWRYENADGTVSPRKTWTPKEFYAAHVGMKLDEYVCLYSYPAHPFNALYQIRYDRNLVDAPNMTFANVPMDVMRDLTLKSVLGNDPVWFGCDVGRESDSKLGVMKLGLYDYESLYGVDMRMDKKTRVLYQEGVPSHAMVIIGVDVVDGKPEKWLVENSWGAKAGNAGLFTMYNSWFEEYNYAVIIHKKYLPKDVAAIFSQKAVELGPWDPMFSMWND, encoded by the coding sequence ATGCGCCGTTCGTTTCTTCCTTCAGCCACACTCCTCGTTTTCCTAGTATTATCGTCCGGCATGTACGCGCAGACAGGCGCGCTCACGTCTGATATACTGCGCGGACTGCGCGAATCATATACGCCGAACAAGGCCGTGACCAACGCCCTGGCCGCGAACGGGATTCGTTCCCTCGCGCTCGACCGGGCAGTGTCGACATCCTCCGACGCGTATTTTTCACATCGGATCAAGACCGACGGCGTCACGGATCAGAAGAGCAGCGGCCGCTGCTGGCTGTATGCGGGTCTCAACATCATGCGGCCCGTCGCGATGACCTCGCTGAAGAAAAGGGGCTTCGAGTTTTCGCAGAACTTCCTCTTTTTCTACGACAAACTCGAGAAGGCGAACCTCTTTCTCGAATCGATCATCGCGACGCGTGCGCGTCCGGTGGACGATCGCGACGTGGAGTGGCTGCTCAAGAATCCCTTCCCCGACGGAGGGCAGTGGAACATGGTGCTCGCGCTCATCGACAAGTACGGGGCCGTGCCCGCCGATGTGATGCCCGAGACGGAATCGAGCGGCAACACCGGGGCAATGAACGGCACGATCTCGCAGTACCTGCGCAAGTGCGCGTCGCAATTGCGCACGCCCGGCAGGGACGAACAGGCGTTGCGCACCGAGAAAATCGGCATGCTGAAAAACGTGTACCGCATGCTGGCGATGCACCTCGGCGTGCCTCCCGCATCCTTCGAATGGCGCTATGAAAACGCCGACGGCACCGTGTCACCGCGCAAGACGTGGACGCCGAAGGAGTTTTACGCGGCGCACGTGGGCATGAAGCTCGACGAATACGTGTGTCTGTACAGCTACCCCGCGCATCCCTTCAACGCGTTGTATCAGATCCGCTACGACCGGAACCTGGTGGACGCGCCGAACATGACGTTTGCCAACGTACCCATGGATGTGATGCGTGACCTCACGTTGAAATCGGTGCTCGGCAACGATCCCGTCTGGTTCGGTTGCGACGTTGGCCGCGAATCCGACTCGAAGCTCGGCGTGATGAAACTCGGGTTGTACGACTACGAGTCGCTGTACGGCGTGGACATGCGCATGGACAAAAAGACGCGTGTGCTGTATCAAGAGGGTGTTCCGTCGCACGCGATGGTAATCATCGGCGTCGACGTGGTGGACGGCAAGCCCGAGAAATGGCTCGTGGAAAACAGTTGGGGTGCGAAGGCGGGGAACGCCGGTCTCTTCACGATGTACAACTCCTGGTTCGAAGAGTACAACTACGCCGTCATCATCCACAAAAAATATCTGCCGAAGGATGTCGCCGCCATCTTCTCTCAAAAGGCGGTGGAGCTGGGTCCGTGGGATCCGATGTTTTCGATGTGGAACGACTAG